The Microvirgula aerodenitrificans DSM 15089 genome has a segment encoding these proteins:
- a CDS encoding class II glutamine amidotransferase — MCQLLGMNCNTPTDIVFSFEGFRRRGGLTDHHADGFGIAFFEGAGARVFLDVEPSAQSQVADFIRDYPLKSENVIAHIRKATQGGVSLANTHPFQREMWGRYWVFAHNGNLDGFAPPEGRHYRPVGCTDSERAFCFLLDTLRQRFDHEPPFVELYRLVSETVAWIRSHGTFNFILSNGKFMLAHCSTSLYYIVRQAPFTTAHLVDEDVSVDFADLTTSNDRVAVIATQPLTDNEVWTPFEANELKIFKYGAPLKTAPGIGKVAPVPPSGA, encoded by the coding sequence ATGTGCCAGCTTCTGGGCATGAACTGCAATACACCGACCGACATCGTCTTTTCATTCGAGGGTTTCCGCCGTCGCGGCGGACTGACCGACCATCATGCGGACGGCTTCGGCATCGCCTTTTTCGAGGGGGCCGGCGCCCGGGTGTTTCTCGATGTCGAACCGTCGGCGCAATCGCAGGTGGCCGATTTCATCCGCGATTATCCGCTGAAGAGCGAAAATGTCATCGCCCACATCCGCAAGGCGACCCAGGGCGGCGTGTCGCTGGCGAATACCCACCCGTTCCAGCGCGAGATGTGGGGGCGCTACTGGGTGTTCGCCCATAACGGCAATCTGGACGGCTTTGCGCCGCCGGAAGGGCGCCACTACCGTCCCGTCGGCTGCACCGACTCCGAACGCGCGTTCTGCTTCCTGCTCGACACGCTGCGCCAGCGCTTCGACCACGAACCGCCGTTCGTCGAGCTGTACCGGCTGGTCAGCGAGACCGTGGCCTGGATCCGCAGCCATGGCACGTTCAACTTCATCCTGTCGAACGGCAAGTTCATGCTCGCGCACTGCTCGACCAGCCTGTACTACATCGTGCGCCAGGCGCCGTTCACGACCGCCCACCTGGTCGACGAGGACGTCAGTGTCGATTTTGCCGATCTGACCACGTCGAACGACCGGGTGGCCGTGATCGCCACCCAGCCGCTGACCGACAACGAGGTCTGGACCCCGTTCGAGGCCAACGAGCTGAAAATCTTCAAGTACGGCGCACCGCTGAAAACGGCACCGGGCATCGGCAAGGTAGCGCCGGTTCCGCCGTCCGGCGCCTGA
- the hemG gene encoding protoporphyrinogen oxidase, with protein MIVVIGAGLSGLSCAWHLREAGVEVVVLEAGDRVGGKVRTVEEAGCRLELGPNTLYAHDGHRALLARLGLDGDIVPVADVARHRHVLRGGEYRTLPGGPLAFLCGGAFSARSKWRLLTEPFRRNRPRQTPETVAAFFRRRLGQEMVERLIDPFIGGVFAGDPEHLLASLTLPAIYDAERDAGSILLGMLKRMHTLRRRDSFTLRHGLESLPRALAAGLDVRLSCPALGLERGDDGWTVVTAAGPIAADAVVLALPAPAAAALVEPWLPRQAQDLAGLGYAPMAVVHTVFRRTDVGHALDGFGALHPRAERPFAAGAIWSGSLFPDCVPAEETLLTSFVGGMQFVDRYAVDDQALLAGVNDELARTCRTRAAPLRQRLTRWAEALPQYDERALPIAHAASVLAGERLHVCANWHDGVSMADCLEKGERLARRLAGDRTGA; from the coding sequence ATGATCGTCGTGATCGGTGCCGGGTTGTCGGGTCTGTCGTGCGCGTGGCATCTGCGCGAAGCCGGCGTCGAGGTGGTCGTGCTCGAAGCGGGGGACCGCGTCGGCGGCAAGGTCAGGACGGTCGAGGAGGCCGGTTGTCGTCTGGAACTCGGCCCGAACACCCTGTATGCCCATGATGGCCATCGCGCACTGCTTGCCCGCCTCGGACTGGACGGTGACATCGTCCCGGTTGCCGATGTGGCGCGCCATCGTCATGTGCTGCGTGGTGGCGAATACCGCACCTTGCCGGGCGGGCCGCTGGCCTTTCTGTGCGGGGGCGCCTTCAGCGCCCGCAGCAAGTGGCGGCTGCTGACCGAACCGTTCCGCCGCAACCGGCCGCGGCAGACGCCGGAAACGGTAGCGGCATTCTTTCGCCGCCGGCTGGGCCAGGAGATGGTCGAGCGGCTGATCGACCCGTTTATCGGCGGTGTGTTTGCCGGCGATCCCGAACACCTGCTGGCCTCGCTGACCCTGCCCGCGATCTATGACGCCGAGCGCGATGCCGGTTCCATCCTGCTGGGCATGCTCAAGCGCATGCACACCCTGCGTCGCCGCGACAGCTTCACGCTGCGGCACGGGCTGGAAAGCCTGCCGCGCGCGCTGGCCGCCGGGCTGGACGTGCGACTGTCGTGCCCGGCACTCGGGCTGGAACGGGGTGACGACGGCTGGACGGTCGTGACGGCCGCCGGGCCGATCGCGGCCGACGCCGTGGTGCTGGCGCTGCCGGCGCCGGCAGCTGCGGCGCTGGTCGAACCGTGGCTGCCGCGCCAGGCGCAGGATCTGGCCGGCCTTGGCTATGCGCCGATGGCGGTGGTGCACACGGTGTTCCGCCGCACCGACGTTGGCCATGCGCTGGACGGCTTCGGCGCGCTGCATCCGCGTGCCGAGCGGCCGTTCGCCGCCGGTGCCATCTGGTCCGGCTCCCTGTTCCCCGACTGCGTGCCGGCGGAAGAAACCCTGCTGACCAGTTTTGTCGGCGGCATGCAGTTCGTCGACCGCTACGCCGTCGATGACCAGGCCCTGCTGGCCGGGGTCAATGATGAGCTGGCGCGCACTTGCCGGACCCGGGCCGCACCACTGCGGCAGCGGCTGACACGCTGGGCGGAGGCCTTGCCGCAGTACGACGAGCGTGCATTGCCGATCGCCCATGCCGCCAGCGTGCTGGCAGGCGAACGGCTGCACGTCTGCGCGAACTGGCATGACGGCGTGTCGATGGCCGACTGCCTGGAAAAGGGCGAGCGCCTGGCCCGGCGGCTGGCCGGCGACCGGACCGGCGCCTGA
- a CDS encoding YceH family protein, which produces MSVPVLSALEARILGVLVEKQRTVPDTYPLSLNALLAGCNQKTSRDPVMSAGESDVLAALDALRSHSFVIESSGGRVIRYAHNTERVLSVPTQSVAILSTLMLRGPQTAAELRANCERLHRFADVSAVEAFLDELSERGDGALVCMLPKAPGSRENRWMHLLCGEPGPELLAPSADTRPAPRSDAALQARVEQLEEEVAGLRERLDRVCGELGL; this is translated from the coding sequence ATGTCCGTTCCCGTTCTGTCCGCGCTTGAAGCGCGCATTCTCGGTGTGCTGGTGGAAAAACAGCGCACCGTGCCCGATACCTACCCGCTGTCGCTGAATGCGCTGCTTGCCGGCTGCAATCAGAAGACCAGCCGCGACCCGGTGATGAGTGCCGGCGAGTCCGATGTGCTGGCCGCGCTGGATGCGCTGCGCAGCCATTCTTTCGTCATCGAATCTTCCGGCGGACGCGTGATCCGCTACGCACACAACACCGAACGCGTGCTGTCGGTGCCGACCCAGTCGGTCGCCATTCTGTCCACGCTGATGCTGCGCGGTCCGCAGACGGCCGCCGAGCTGCGCGCGAACTGCGAGCGGCTGCACCGTTTTGCCGACGTGTCGGCCGTCGAGGCTTTTCTCGACGAGCTGTCCGAGCGCGGCGACGGCGCGCTGGTCTGCATGCTGCCCAAGGCCCCCGGCAGCCGGGAAAACCGCTGGATGCACCTGCTGTGCGGCGAGCCCGGGCCGGAGCTGCTGGCCCCGTCCGCCGACACGCGACCGGCACCCCGCAGCGATGCGGCGCTGCAGGCGCGGGTCGAACAGCTGGAGGAGGAGGTCGCCGGACTGCGCGAGCGTCTGGACCGGGTGTGCGGCGAGCTGGGCCTGTAG
- the glyQ gene encoding glycine--tRNA ligase subunit alpha — protein MLTFQDIILKLQTYWGRQGCALLQPYDMEMGAGTSHTATFLRAIGPEPWHAAYVQPSRRPKDGRYGENPNRLQHYYQFQVVLKPSPDNIQELYLGSLRELGIDPTVHDIRFVEDDWENPTLGAWGLGWEIWLNGMEVTQFTYFQQVGGLDCKPVLGEITYGIERLAMYLQGVENVYDLVWTVTPEGRTLTYGDVYHQNEVEQSTYNFEHSNVPFLFGQFNQFESEARRLLDTGLAIPGYEMILKAAHAFNLLDARGAISVTERAAYIGRIRALARLVAQAYHDSREALGFPMCQTGS, from the coding sequence ATGCTGACTTTTCAGGACATCATCCTCAAGCTCCAGACCTACTGGGGTCGCCAGGGCTGTGCGCTGCTCCAGCCGTACGATATGGAAATGGGCGCGGGCACCAGCCATACCGCGACTTTCCTGCGCGCCATCGGCCCGGAACCGTGGCATGCGGCCTATGTGCAACCGTCGCGCCGGCCGAAGGATGGCCGCTATGGCGAAAACCCCAATCGCCTGCAGCACTATTACCAGTTCCAGGTCGTACTGAAGCCAAGCCCGGACAATATCCAGGAACTGTACCTCGGCAGCCTGCGCGAACTGGGGATCGACCCGACCGTGCACGATATCCGCTTCGTCGAGGACGACTGGGAAAACCCGACCCTCGGCGCCTGGGGCCTGGGCTGGGAAATCTGGCTCAACGGCATGGAAGTGACCCAGTTCACCTATTTCCAGCAGGTCGGCGGCCTCGACTGCAAGCCGGTGCTCGGCGAGATCACCTACGGGATCGAGCGGCTGGCGATGTACCTGCAAGGGGTGGAAAACGTCTACGACCTGGTCTGGACCGTGACCCCGGAAGGCCGCACGCTGACCTATGGTGACGTGTACCACCAGAACGAGGTCGAGCAGTCGACCTACAACTTCGAGCATTCGAACGTGCCGTTCCTGTTCGGCCAGTTCAACCAGTTCGAGAGCGAGGCCCGCCGCCTGCTCGATACCGGGCTGGCGATTCCCGGCTACGAAATGATTCTGAAGGCGGCACACGCGTTCAACCTGCTCGATGCACGCGGTGCAATCTCGGTGACCGAGCGCGCCGCCTATATCGGCCGCATCCGCGCGCTGGCGCGGCTGGTGGCCCAGGCCTACCACGACAGTCGCGAAGCCCTGGGCTTCCCGATGTGCCAAACCGGATCGTGA
- a CDS encoding surface-adhesin E family protein has protein sequence MRKTVVSAVLSAVLLSSAHAAPVSARAPTPTPVWMTYQNGTKLQLAIDRASFRWVDGGLLQFRHRETFADQKTEPTLKVHYFVRTNTVVVDCANDRYALVSSDYLDRNGKLVWATTFPLPPHLWRFQAVEEGSMGASMLDIACQTVRHPAYKTE, from the coding sequence ATGAGGAAAACCGTCGTTTCCGCCGTCCTGTCCGCCGTCCTGCTGTCGTCGGCGCACGCCGCCCCGGTTTCCGCCCGGGCCCCCACGCCGACGCCGGTGTGGATGACCTACCAGAACGGAACCAAGCTGCAACTGGCCATCGACCGTGCGTCGTTCCGCTGGGTCGACGGCGGGCTGCTGCAGTTCCGTCATCGTGAAACCTTCGCCGACCAGAAGACCGAGCCGACGCTGAAGGTGCACTATTTCGTCCGGACCAATACCGTGGTGGTGGACTGCGCAAACGACCGTTATGCCCTTGTTTCTTCCGATTACCTGGATCGCAACGGGAAGCTCGTCTGGGCGACGACCTTCCCGCTGCCGCCGCACCTGTGGCGTTTCCAAGCAGTGGAGGAGGGTTCGATGGGCGCCAGCATGCTGGATATCGCCTGCCAGACCGTCCGCCACCCTGCCTACAAGACCGAATAA
- the glyS gene encoding glycine--tRNA ligase subunit beta — translation MTTLLVELFTEELPPKALKKLGERFADTVRAELARAGLIDDAAVVHPFASPRRLGVTISPVLAQAPDHDVTEKIMPVGVALNAAGEPSPALVKKLEARSIPLDAVAKFERRQDGKSETFFYTYTATGARLDQVLPAAVQEALRKLPIPKLMHWGDSDVTFVRPVHALIMMHGDRVIDGEVLGLKSGRVTGGHRFLSAGDIAIPSADAYARTLYEQGKVVASFEARHALIDKHLADRAAALGATLAADDALLDEVTALVEWPVVLEAGFEAEFLKVPQECLILTMQQNQKYFPLLDAAGKLMNRFLLVSNLETADPTHIIRGNERVLRARLSDAKFFYEQDQKQPLEARIPRLADVVYHNKLGSQLERVERLERLSGEVAAQLGADAALARRAARLAKADLLTDMVGEFPELQGVMGTYYARLDGEPAEVAAAIEGHYHPRFAGDSLPEGAIATAVALADKLEILTGIWGIGLIPTGDKDPFGLRRHALGVLRMLMEQPLDLRALLERAVAAFPAGTLADGTADALYGFMLERLKNLLTADADIRADEVDAVLALAPTRLDEIRAVLAAVSAFRALPEAAALAAANKRVKNILKKVDGEVPTAIDPARFAEEAERALAAAIDAVLPDVDAACTGRDYTAALSRLAALKAPVDAFFDGVMVMADDAAVRRNRLALLGKLAGLFNRVADISLLAE, via the coding sequence ATGACCACCCTGCTCGTAGAACTGTTTACCGAAGAGCTGCCGCCGAAGGCGCTCAAAAAGCTGGGCGAGCGTTTTGCCGACACCGTCCGCGCCGAACTCGCGCGCGCCGGTCTGATCGACGATGCCGCCGTCGTCCACCCGTTTGCCAGCCCGCGCCGGCTGGGCGTGACCATCTCCCCGGTGCTGGCCCAGGCGCCGGACCACGATGTCACCGAAAAGATCATGCCGGTCGGCGTGGCGCTGAATGCTGCCGGCGAGCCGAGCCCGGCGCTGGTGAAGAAGCTCGAAGCCCGTTCTATCCCGCTCGACGCGGTGGCGAAGTTCGAGCGTCGCCAGGACGGCAAGAGTGAAACCTTCTTCTACACCTACACCGCCACCGGCGCCCGGCTCGACCAGGTGCTGCCGGCTGCGGTGCAGGAAGCGCTGCGCAAGCTGCCGATCCCGAAACTGATGCACTGGGGCGACAGCGACGTCACCTTCGTGCGTCCGGTGCATGCGCTGATCATGATGCATGGCGATCGCGTGATCGATGGCGAAGTCCTCGGCCTGAAGTCCGGCCGGGTGACCGGTGGTCACCGCTTCCTGTCCGCCGGCGACATTGCCATTCCGTCCGCCGATGCCTACGCGCGTACGCTGTACGAACAGGGCAAAGTGGTGGCGAGCTTCGAAGCCCGCCACGCGCTGATCGACAAGCACCTGGCCGACCGTGCCGCGGCACTCGGCGCCACGCTGGCGGCCGATGACGCGCTGCTGGACGAAGTGACGGCGCTGGTCGAATGGCCGGTGGTGCTGGAAGCCGGTTTCGAGGCCGAGTTCCTCAAGGTGCCGCAGGAATGCCTGATCCTGACCATGCAGCAGAACCAGAAGTACTTCCCGCTGCTGGACGCCGCCGGCAAGCTGATGAACCGCTTCCTGCTGGTGTCCAATCTGGAAACCGCCGATCCGACCCACATCATCCGCGGCAACGAACGCGTGCTGCGCGCACGGCTGTCCGATGCCAAGTTCTTCTATGAACAGGACCAGAAGCAGCCGCTGGAAGCGCGCATTCCGCGTCTGGCCGATGTGGTCTACCACAACAAGCTCGGCAGCCAGCTCGAACGCGTCGAACGCCTCGAACGCCTGTCCGGCGAAGTGGCCGCGCAACTGGGGGCCGACGCCGCGCTGGCGCGCCGCGCCGCCCGGCTGGCCAAGGCCGACCTGCTGACCGACATGGTCGGTGAATTCCCGGAACTGCAGGGTGTGATGGGCACCTATTACGCCCGCCTGGATGGCGAGCCGGCCGAGGTCGCTGCCGCCATCGAAGGCCATTACCACCCGCGCTTTGCCGGTGATTCGCTGCCGGAAGGCGCGATCGCGACCGCCGTCGCCCTGGCCGACAAGCTGGAAATCCTGACCGGCATCTGGGGCATCGGCCTGATCCCGACCGGCGACAAGGATCCGTTCGGCCTGCGCCGGCACGCCCTCGGCGTGCTGCGCATGCTGATGGAACAGCCGCTGGACCTGCGCGCACTGCTGGAACGGGCCGTCGCCGCCTTCCCGGCCGGCACGCTGGCCGACGGCACTGCCGACGCCCTGTACGGCTTCATGCTCGAACGGCTGAAGAACCTGCTGACCGCCGACGCCGACATTCGCGCCGACGAAGTCGACGCCGTGCTGGCGCTGGCGCCGACCCGGCTGGACGAAATCCGCGCCGTGCTGGCAGCGGTGTCCGCGTTCCGCGCGCTGCCGGAAGCCGCCGCACTGGCCGCCGCCAACAAGCGGGTCAAGAACATCCTGAAAAAGGTGGACGGCGAGGTGCCGACTGCCATCGACCCGGCACGCTTTGCCGAGGAGGCCGAGCGCGCGCTGGCTGCCGCCATCGACGCCGTACTGCCCGATGTCGATGCCGCCTGCACCGGTCGTGACTACACCGCTGCGCTGTCGCGCCTGGCGGCGCTGAAGGCGCCGGTGGACGCGTTCTTCGACGGCGTGATGGTGATGGCCGACGATGCCGCCGTGCGTCGCAACCGACTCGCCCTGCTCGGCAAACTTGCCGGTCTGTTCAATCGCGTGGCCGACATTTCGCTGCTGGCGGAATGA
- the gmhB gene encoding D-glycero-beta-D-manno-heptose 1,7-bisphosphate 7-phosphatase — MKLVILDRDGVINQDRDDFVKNSLEWVPIDGALDGIALLSQAGWRVVVATNQSGLGRGLFDMHALNAMHDKMHHLVGKAGGRIDAVFFCPHKPEAHCSCRKPAPGMVLDIAERFGVKPESLWLIGDSLRDLQAIDTAGGKAILVRTGKGRQTEKAGDLPPRTEVFDNLLVAAEWLIAHVS, encoded by the coding sequence ATGAAACTCGTCATCCTCGACCGGGACGGTGTGATCAACCAGGATCGCGACGATTTCGTCAAGAACAGCCTCGAGTGGGTGCCGATCGACGGTGCACTGGACGGGATTGCCCTGCTGTCCCAGGCCGGTTGGCGCGTGGTTGTGGCGACCAACCAGTCCGGGCTCGGGCGCGGGCTGTTCGACATGCATGCGCTGAACGCCATGCATGACAAGATGCACCACCTGGTCGGCAAGGCCGGCGGCCGCATCGACGCGGTATTCTTCTGTCCGCACAAGCCCGAGGCCCATTGCAGTTGCCGCAAGCCGGCCCCGGGCATGGTGCTGGACATTGCCGAGCGCTTCGGCGTCAAGCCGGAAAGCCTGTGGCTGATCGGCGACAGCCTGCGCGACCTGCAGGCGATCGACACCGCCGGCGGCAAGGCGATCCTGGTCCGCACCGGCAAGGGGCGGCAGACGGAGAAGGCCGGCGATCTGCCGCCGCGCACCGAGGTGTTCGACAACCTGCTTGTCGCCGCCGAATGGCTGATAGCCCACGTTTCCTGA
- a CDS encoding lysophospholipid acyltransferase family protein, translating into MLIFRNLLYWLVLCISMPPYSIIGLLLLPAPRRFRQRVIASWALVLMWALEHLVGLKYKVIGRENIPDTPSIISSKHQSGWETLALQSIFPHQVFVAKRELLWIPFFGWGLAAACAIMIDRRNRMQANRQLIEQGEQRIRDGFWITIFPEGTRTAPGKRGKYKLGGARLARDIGVPLVPVALNSGEFWPRNSFFKYPGEITVVIGKPVMAADAGGPEAMMRQVEEWIEARQAEISGVGPCASPEDRARRLARLAG; encoded by the coding sequence ATGCTCATATTCCGAAATCTGCTTTACTGGCTGGTGCTGTGCATCAGCATGCCGCCTTACTCGATCATTGGCCTGCTGCTGCTGCCGGCGCCGCGTCGCTTCCGCCAGCGGGTCATTGCCTCGTGGGCGCTGGTGCTGATGTGGGCGCTGGAACACCTGGTCGGTCTCAAGTACAAGGTGATCGGTCGGGAGAACATCCCCGATACGCCGTCGATCATTTCCAGCAAGCACCAGTCCGGCTGGGAAACCCTGGCACTGCAATCGATCTTTCCGCATCAGGTGTTCGTCGCCAAGCGTGAACTGCTGTGGATCCCGTTCTTTGGCTGGGGTCTGGCGGCGGCGTGCGCGATCATGATCGATCGCCGCAATCGCATGCAGGCCAACCGGCAACTGATCGAGCAGGGCGAGCAGCGGATTCGCGACGGCTTCTGGATCACCATCTTCCCCGAGGGTACGCGCACCGCGCCGGGCAAGCGCGGCAAGTACAAGCTCGGTGGCGCGCGGCTGGCCCGCGACATCGGTGTGCCGCTGGTGCCGGTGGCGCTGAACTCCGGCGAATTCTGGCCGCGCAACAGCTTCTTCAAGTACCCGGGCGAGATTACCGTGGTCATCGGCAAGCCGGTGATGGCGGCGGATGCCGGCGGACCGGAAGCGATGATGCGTCAAGTGGAGGAATGGATTGAAGCCCGCCAAGCCGAAATCAGCGGCGTCGGCCCGTGCGCGAGTCCCGAAGACCGCGCCCGTCGTCTGGCACGTCTCGCTGGCTGA
- a CDS encoding M48 family metallopeptidase, whose translation MKPAKPKSAASARARVPKTAPVVWHVSLADREPLQLAVVRSARRTLALHVTGQGVEARAPLTLPRERIEGFVREKADWIRRKQAEVMARDAARLATPHSVLLRGIGHALHFIPGSPRRALFRDGQCVVVGAADWEAAQPLIARALRAEAAADFPARLQAFSGHWLRAPRALKLSSARKRWGSCTSRGTVNLAWRLVMAPDYAIDYVMAHELAHLLEMNHSPRFWAEVARLYPDWQRGHVWLKRNAALCGVV comes from the coding sequence TTGAAGCCCGCCAAGCCGAAATCAGCGGCGTCGGCCCGTGCGCGAGTCCCGAAGACCGCGCCCGTCGTCTGGCACGTCTCGCTGGCTGACCGCGAACCGCTGCAACTGGCAGTCGTGCGCAGCGCGCGGCGGACGCTGGCGCTGCACGTGACCGGGCAGGGGGTCGAGGCGCGTGCGCCGCTGACCCTGCCGCGCGAACGCATCGAAGGCTTCGTGCGCGAAAAGGCCGACTGGATCCGGCGCAAGCAGGCCGAAGTCATGGCCCGCGACGCCGCCAGGCTGGCCACGCCGCACAGTGTGCTGCTGCGTGGCATCGGGCATGCGCTGCATTTCATTCCCGGCAGCCCGCGCCGCGCGCTGTTTCGCGATGGCCAGTGCGTGGTGGTCGGCGCCGCCGACTGGGAAGCGGCACAGCCGCTGATTGCCCGCGCGCTGCGCGCCGAAGCGGCCGCCGATTTTCCGGCCCGGCTGCAGGCGTTTTCCGGCCACTGGCTGCGGGCGCCCCGGGCGCTGAAACTGTCGTCGGCGCGCAAGCGCTGGGGCAGCTGCACCTCGCGCGGGACGGTCAATCTCGCCTGGCGGCTGGTCATGGCGCCCGATTACGCCATCGACTACGTGATGGCGCACGAACTGGCCCATCTGCTGGAAATGAACCATTCGCCGCGCTTCTGGGCCGAAGTCGCCCGACTGTATCCGGACTGGCAGCGCGGCCATGTCTGGCTGAAGCGCAACGCCGCGCTGTGCGGCGTCGTGTAA
- the gloA gene encoding lactoylglutathione lyase: MRLLHTMLRVGNLDRSIAFYTGVLGMRLLRRNDYPDGRFTLAFVGYDDEDKASVLELTHNWDTDHYDLGNGYGHIALEVADAAASCDAVRRLGGKVTREAGPMKHGSTVIAFVEDPDGYKIEFIQAGTQHD, translated from the coding sequence ATGCGCCTGCTGCACACCATGCTGCGTGTCGGCAATCTCGACCGTTCGATCGCTTTCTATACCGGGGTGCTCGGCATGCGGCTGCTGCGCCGCAATGACTATCCGGACGGCCGCTTCACCCTGGCTTTCGTCGGCTATGACGACGAGGACAAGGCCTCGGTACTCGAACTGACCCACAACTGGGACACCGACCATTACGACCTCGGCAACGGCTATGGCCACATCGCGCTGGAAGTCGCCGATGCCGCTGCCAGCTGTGATGCCGTGCGCCGCCTGGGCGGCAAGGTCACGCGCGAAGCCGGGCCGATGAAACATGGTTCGACCGTCATCGCCTTTGTCGAGGACCCGGACGGCTACAAGATCGAATTCATTCAGGCCGGTACCCAGCACGACTGA
- a CDS encoding c-type cytochrome, whose amino-acid sequence MSGSFTKSTARNIFYGGAVFFFLLFLGLTFDTVNTLPKRDNRALLTNQAMRGKHIWETRNCIGCHTILGEGAYFAPELGNVYTRRGPEFIKAWIKAQPTGAPGRRQMPQFHLSDQELDDLVAFLKYTNGINTNNWPPNVEG is encoded by the coding sequence ATGAGCGGAAGCTTCACCAAGTCAACCGCGCGCAACATCTTTTACGGTGGCGCGGTGTTTTTCTTTCTGCTTTTTCTCGGCCTGACTTTCGATACGGTCAATACCTTGCCCAAGCGTGACAACCGGGCACTGCTGACCAATCAGGCGATGCGCGGCAAGCACATCTGGGAAACGCGCAATTGCATCGGCTGTCACACCATTCTGGGTGAAGGTGCGTACTTCGCGCCCGAGCTCGGCAATGTCTATACCCGGCGCGGACCGGAATTCATCAAGGCGTGGATCAAGGCGCAGCCGACCGGGGCTCCCGGCCGCCGGCAGATGCCGCAGTTTCACCTGAGCGATCAGGAACTTGACGACCTGGTGGCCTTCCTCAAGTACACCAACGGCATCAACACCAACAACTGGCCGCCCAATGTCGAAGGTTGA
- a CDS encoding cbb3-type cytochrome c oxidase subunit I: MKYQSQAEAKPYFVAAIGLFIGQIIFGLIMGLQYVIGDFLFPQIPFNVARMVHTNLLIVWLLFGFMGAAYYLIPEESERELYSPKLARWMFWIFLAAGALTVVGYLSVPYATLARLTGNDLLATMGREFLEQPLPTKVGIVVVALVFLFNISMTVLGGRKTTISLVMLLGLWGLAIFFLFSFYNPKNLVLDKYFWWWVVHLWVEGVWELILGAMLAFVLVKVTGVDREVVEKWLYVIIAMTLISGIIGTGHHYFWIGAPEYWLWMGSVFSAIEPVPFFMLTVFAFNMVKRRKRDHPNRAATLWALGTGVMAFLGAGVWGFLHTLAPVNFYTHGTQLTAAHGHMAFYGAYVMVVLTMISYAMPLMRGREANSQASQRMEIASFWMMTLAMVAITLFLTAAGFKQVMLQRLTDTPMNFMVAQDQISSIYWMREVSGLVFLAGLLLYVASFFVGGKSAPARSNA; the protein is encoded by the coding sequence ATGAAATACCAGTCGCAGGCGGAGGCGAAGCCCTATTTCGTCGCCGCGATCGGCCTGTTCATCGGGCAGATCATTTTCGGCCTCATCATGGGCCTGCAGTATGTAATCGGGGACTTCCTGTTTCCCCAGATCCCGTTCAACGTGGCCCGCATGGTCCACACCAACCTGCTGATCGTCTGGCTGCTGTTCGGCTTCATGGGGGCGGCGTATTACCTGATCCCGGAAGAAAGCGAGCGCGAACTCTACAGCCCGAAGCTGGCACGCTGGATGTTCTGGATCTTCCTGGCCGCCGGGGCGCTGACCGTGGTCGGCTACCTGTCCGTGCCGTACGCGACCCTGGCCCGACTGACCGGCAACGATCTGCTGGCGACCATGGGGCGCGAGTTCCTTGAACAGCCGCTGCCGACCAAGGTCGGTATCGTGGTGGTGGCGCTGGTGTTCCTGTTCAACATCTCGATGACGGTGCTGGGCGGACGCAAGACCACCATCAGCCTGGTCATGCTGCTCGGCCTGTGGGGACTGGCGATCTTCTTCCTGTTCTCGTTCTACAACCCGAAAAACCTGGTGCTGGACAAGTACTTCTGGTGGTGGGTCGTGCACCTGTGGGTGGAAGGGGTGTGGGAACTGATTCTTGGCGCCATGCTGGCCTTCGTACTGGTCAAGGTGACCGGGGTCGACCGCGAAGTGGTCGAGAAGTGGCTGTACGTGATCATTGCCATGACGCTGATCTCCGGCATCATCGGCACCGGTCACCACTACTTCTGGATCGGCGCGCCGGAATACTGGCTGTGGATGGGGAGCGTGTTCTCCGCCATCGAGCCGGTGCCATTCTTCATGCTGACGGTGTTCGCCTTCAACATGGTCAAGCGCCGCAAGCGCGACCATCCGAACCGCGCCGCCACGCTGTGGGCGCTCGGTACCGGGGTGATGGCCTTCCTGGGCGCGGGGGTGTGGGGCTTCCTGCACACGCTGGCCCCGGTGAACTTCTACACCCACGGCACGCAGCTGACCGCCGCCCACGGCCACATGGCGTTCTACGGTGCCTACGTGATGGTGGTGCTGACCATGATCTCGTATGCGATGCCGCTGATGCGCGGTCGTGAAGCCAACAGCCAGGCGTCGCAGCGGATGGAAATCGCGTCGTTCTGGATGATGACCCTGGCCATGGTCGCCATCACCCTGTTCCTGACCGCTGCCGGCTTCAAGCAGGTCATGCTGCAACGCCTGACCGACACGCCGATGAACTTCATGGTCGCCCAGGACCAGATCTCGTCGATCTACTGGATGCGTGAAGTGTCCGGGCTGGTGTTCCTGGCCGGTCTGCTGCTGTACGTGGCGTCGTTCTTTGTCGGCGGCAAGTCCGCGCCGGCACGCAGCAACGCCTGA